The Myroides fluvii region TACTTACAATCCAAACACTAACCCTGCAACTGTTGATCTAGATGTAGATTCAGCTGTTAAATGGTTATTCAACGGTGCGCAACCAACGGATACTGCTAGAACATTACTTTCTTACAAAGGAGCTTTATTGAAACACCACTTACAAGGTGGAGTGAACAAAGGAGCTTTAACACAAGAGCAAGCTGATGCTAAATTCGCTGCTTGGTTAGAAGAGAAAGCAAACAAAATCAACGCTAAGAAAGATGGTTTAACCTCTTCTAAAGCGGCTGATAAAGCTCAAAAAATCGCTGCTGAAAAAGAAGCTAACGCTAAACGCGCTGCTGCTCAAGTAGCTAAAGTTGCTGCTGAATCTGCACCTGTAGAAACAGAAGAAGCAACGGAAGAAAACAACGAAGAAACTCAAGCATAATTTCTGAGCGATATGCGTAAAAAAGATTGTTTCTATTTAGGCAAGGTCGCAAAAAAATTTAGCTTCAAGGGGGAAGTTTTGATCTATTTAGATACAGATGAACCTGAGTTATACGAAAATTTGGAATCAGTGTTCGTTGACTTTAACGGACAACT contains the following coding sequences:
- a CDS encoding 30S ribosomal protein S16, producing the protein MSVKIRLQRHGKKGKPFYWVVAADSRAKRDGKYLEKIGTYNPNTNPATVDLDVDSAVKWLFNGAQPTDTARTLLSYKGALLKHHLQGGVNKGALTQEQADAKFAAWLEEKANKINAKKDGLTSSKAADKAQKIAAEKEANAKRAAAQVAKVAAESAPVETEEATEENNEETQA